taatattatgcATGATAAGACTatttacagaaatcaaaatcacagccattttaatattcatttgaatATATTCACATACTGTTATATTCACTAGAATAAATTCATGCCTAAATAGAATGATTGTATTACCGATAATATATAATGATTGTTAAACAGGAGGCAAGATTTTCCCTCACAGTTTAGCATGCACTGGCAGTGGTTGGTATTTCTTGTACATGGTTACCACGGCTGCTCCACCTATCCCAAAGTTGTGCTGCATGGCTATTTTGGCTCCATCCACTTGTCTTTTATCCGCTAGGCCTCGTAGCTGCTTCACAAGCTCTGTACACTGGGCTAACCCTAGAAAGATATGTCAGTAGGGTTTTTTATACGTGACATGTTCAATAAATGGTGCATACAGTAAGAGAGCAATACCCTTTCTTTCTACAGAGAATATACAGGTAATTTACATAATGAAAAGCATTTATTTAGTTAACCATTAATAATTATTGAAAgtgtaagaaattaaaaaaaatgaatttatctttTTCAAGCAAGAACATCATTTACAATGACAAAACATGAAAGTTTTAGACCAATGACATACATTCAAAAACTTATCtgaagaagagagagagaggagagagagaaaaattatgttaataaaTGTTGCCATCTTTCCCCTGTgttattaaattcattcattttgttttccacaTTTGCAGTGTTAATACTCCAAGGACTGATATAAAGTTACTTTTAAAGCATCTGCTTCTGTATATGTAATGCTTGACTAGCATAAATATAGCATTGCTCTGTCTAATATTTTCTCTCGTTTTGTATTCTCAAAACATGATTCAGTTCAATATCtacattttttgtttgacaTAATTTTATAAAGTTATTAAGAAGTGGCTTTAATGAATTTGGAAAGGGGAGGGACAGGGTCACTAAAGTAGGTagatcataaaatatcaaactgCTGTTGTCCAAATTCTGTGCCTTAGAGGATTCTATCGAAAATAATAGTCTATTGGAGatataaatttatgataaacCACTAGTACAATGTTTCATATTGCTTTGAGTGATTAATTCTATTTCCACTTTGGAATTATGGATATTGACATTATgattatatagaaaaataattttttctttgtttttatgatatgatatgaaaccAGTTTAAATCCATTcagtatttatacatttataacgTCAAATGGTTTTTTCTAACCTGTAGCTCCTATAGGATGACCCTTGGATTCCAGACCTCCTGACGGATTAACAACCCATTTATTGTTCAACACGCACATTTGTCCTCCGTTCTTGTTGGTCACCCACTTGCCATTCCTGATAAGATCCGCACCTCTCCCCTCCGGGGCTAGCTGTAGAGCCTCGTACATAAAAAGCTCGTTGCAAGAAAAACAGTCATGCACTTCCAAAACATCAACATCAGAGGACGAGAGTCCAGTATCTCTGTAGCAACGGTTGGCGGCTTCTTTAGCCATGTGGTATCCAGACAGGTCCATAAAGCTTTCTTTAAACGAGGCTCCAGTGTCGGTCACCATGTGTTGGGAGAGGATTTCCACTGCCTGCCTCTGTAAGTTGTTTCTGATCATGAATTCTTCACTGCAGACGACAGCAGCTGCCCCTCCATCAGCTGTCGGAGCAGACATCCAAAATGTGATTGGATAACACAGCATTAGTTTGGATTTGATGTCCTCCTTTGACATCTCCCTCTGAATGGTGGCCCATGGATTGTTCACACTttgtttgtgatttttatatgCAATATCCACAAAGTCATCCACTGTGGTTCCTGgatatttcttgatatattcTCTGGCAGCATAAGCATAGAGCTTGACGACATCTGAGGTCATGTTGTTCATCCTCGGTTGTATCAGTCCTGGTTCTGCACCAATGTTAACCATGTGGTCCATGTGACGTTTCACCGGAGACGTTCGATCAGTGTATTTCTCTGACAAACCCCTCTCCATCTTTTCAAAGCCTTCCAAATTATTAATGCATGTAATTAAATAGTTAGTCCACCAAAATAAGttttatatactggtatatatgtTAACTTTTTAGGTCTtaattcatttctatataaCAATAGGATAGGACACTAGATTAAGTGCACAAATTTACCGAGGGCTAGGACACAATCCTCAACACCACTCTGGACGAGCCTTCGAGCCAGCATGAGAGCACTGGAGCCGGAGGAGCAGTTGTTGTTGACATTAAATACAGGCACCCCTGTAAGGCCCAGCTCATACACAGCTCGCTGCCCGGAGGTGGGCTCTCCATAGCAGTAGCTAGCCACCACGGCCTGAATCTGCCGGTAGTCTATCTCAGCATCTGTCAGTGCAGCCAGACCTGAAGCACATAATCCCACATAAAGTtagtttttattaaacattataattttttttaccaattttagAATTGAGATAATGAGCAAACATTATATAAgcaattgaataaaaatgtataaaataattgttatttgCATTGAGAGGTCACGAGAATTGAAAATTGtgaataagtttattttttatgtgcaGAATTTTTATTAACGTGGTATTATAAAGTTTTAGATTAACAAAGAACCCTAAAATATATAgactatatatattaaattaacactttaggggggggggggctctttATATCTTAAtcatactttaaaattaatgtttgtgTCTACTGAGCAACATGCTGAGGTTTGTccccaaaaaatatatacatgtaatgacatCTCTCCTTTTAATAAGAAGTAAAATCAAAACTTTCTGGTCTCGACAAATCTCACTAAAATTGAATTctactagctgcaggtctgtagctcccggtctgtaAAAAATTTGGATTGACGACCTAGGAAGCTCACAGCTAGGTcatctatccgaattttttaaGACTGGGAGCTACAGCTAGACCTGCAACTAGCATTCTATACAATGATTGTACCAGCTTCTCTCCCCATGTCTGGATAGTCCCATTCTTTGGTGAGAGGTTTCTCAAATTTAGTGACACCCACTCCCACAACGAAAGCTCTCTTTGGCGGTGCTCCTCCATTGACAGACATCCTGTAGCAAATAGCAAAAAAGGTAAGTCTAACAGTGACTGATGGCACAAGATCAAAACTAAGAAATGAGAGAGAGCAtggagagggagagagagagatacacagagagagagagagagagagagagagagagagagagagagagagagaggggggtaATGCAAAAGATATAGCAACTGAAAACTATAATAATAGCTACGTAGTGTCACCTGACGTCCTAGTTTGGATTCACCTGCATGTCAACATTACAAAAATAAgttggtttattttttaagataaaaaatgtCAATCAGGATAATTGGTTGGAGTAATTTAATATTTCTTCAaactaaaatattattatatgtgcatttgtaataaataaatttatactgcttttgtaccaaaaataatctGTATTCTGTTTTTCATAGACAGTATATTCTTATAAATTGTATgcgttttgttggtttttctatTCCTAAAGCTGAGGTGGGCGCACCGGCAAAATTTGTGTGTCAAAGTCCAAACATATTCGTTGACGCGTATTTGGTGACAGAGTATCCGGAACATGGCTGCAAATTCAGGGTAAAGTGAACATTTTATACATTGCAACTTGCATGATTTCAATTAATTCCATGGTGAAATGTTGGCGTTGTCTTTCGCTTGTGTACATGCTGTGGTTTGGGCAGAAACTCGAAATGCCTCTGTCGTATGACGTTCCTGGGAACCCTGACTGTGACAATTTGCACTCCtcttattttgtttgtaatatccAAATTATTAAACTGGAAGTAAATTTAGCTGTTACTTGAAATAATTTGCGAAATGTTACTCAAACTGTTGTATGTtcatacacatatatacatcatttaaaaaacgACTGAAAAAATTGGATGGATGACCTCGGAGCTATAGTGCCTCCAATAGTAAAAAAACTGCAATGTAAGGTGCACAAAAAAtgtgctagttttggactgattaaatTTATTCTCACAAAAATTCTGTCTGGAAAACAGTTAGtaccattaaaattttcaggcaatttactactgatatcgtcactttacttgcctctgacTTTCTCTTAAACATGCTATCTGACCTCAGAAAATGAAGTATATTAATTCACATCGAGATTGAGAGTTGCcacttttacatgtaaacaaactgcaccacttcactttacggggctggtgatggtgtttaaacaACTGTTAAAAGAATAACAGAGGATAGTGAAGTGACaatatctgaattttttggaatcaaacaTTTGTACAGAATATGTTTGGAAATGAGATATATCAGTCGAAAACTAGTGCATTTTTTTGTGCgctgtaaattgcagtttttactatgggaggcactgtagctcccaggtcgtccatctgaattttttcagaccgggagatACAGACCTACAGCTAGTATTTAGCTTACTGTACAGTAGTTTCAATGAcacttaaccaaaaaaaattattaacctTTTTCAAACAACTGCAACTTCTGCAAGTTTTTCaagtgattcaggtacattaaattgttttgttatttttcacaagagttaattgatataaattatatttttggcctatttatttgcactcactggcagtatatgacgtcagaagtgatgctctttttttaagattcaatcaaaatcattcaaagtttgacattttttcaatcttttttcgaatgggaaatataaagCGATGCTTTGAAGAAGaacaaactttttgtcacttacaAGTACTGgatagatacatctttggtgaaaatattttggttgTTAAAGCAATCTCTCAATGTTTTCTTAAGggaaaactgcttcaaaacaagccgttttatgcgaAAATGGTGGGAAAAgataaactttatgatgtcatatttttaaactaggggcatttaaatcaaaatgaaagtcATGAAAAAACTGTAAATGTAATCCTGTAccaagaaaacaaagaataacagtaaaatgacgatgttcatttaagggggcaattttaggctcaaacaatATACAGTCCTTTCAAAGATAAATGTGGGTGGTATCGATCAGCTGTGTCATACTCTTCTGTCCTTGACGTGTCTAATGACCTTGACTTCAGTATTTCCTAATTTGCATTACCGGTACCTCATCCTCCGAAGAAAAAAACTGTTCAATACGCTATTCACCAAAACTTATTTATTGATACAgattattgaagaaaaaaccccatataattatttttatcttcgACCTATGCAAAGatgcattttaatttaatatgttttcatGATGTGGAATACAATGCTAAGAATCTGGAAGCTAGGTTACTATTAGCTATTACTATTAGCTTGATTTTAATAAAGGGCTTAAATGTTAGTTGACTATGTTTGTAGAAGTAAATAGCTATTTCTGCagcaatattttcattaattgataTTGACTGCATTATTTTGCAGGGTACCAAACACAGGGTAATGTCATTATtgattttcccttttttgatCAGATCCCTATCATGTGTGTATTATACAGTCATCATACCCCCAAAACAAACTGTACAAGTTTAATTAGTAGATTACTTCAGGTAACCCAAGTCAACTATTACTCAGAAAACATGGATCacatagaatgaaaaaaattcagaccGTCAAAATGTAGAATTTGACCTTTTGAAGACTACcggtaaaattgtttaaaatcaacttattgATAAGAACTGGAAATATGAAGGTTGTACCTCTTTTTGCAAGAAGCCAAAATAGTTGCTTTGCTAGAGCACAAAATTGAGACGCAGCTTCATGCCAAACCAAAATTTGTCACATATCACAAACTTTTAGAGACGTAAAATGCAGAACTTTAGACATGAGTATTTTTGTGTGAAGAAGGATTGTGGGTAAATATGTATGAGAACTGTATGTAATaaagcacaaaaaaaaaataataagatacatatttcttgtttttttagtgTGTATATGATATTCTAGTTTGTAAAATTCTTTAACTATCAGATTGAATTTTAGTTCTCTTGTACATATTTATAGATTGGTTCCTGTATAATTCTCAGGGTATTTCATTTTATAGGCTTTTTTTCCAAAGTAAACACTTAACAGGTATTACTGATTCTACTAAAGCCacaagaagttttttttttcatgtatataGCTATTACTATATAGTTACTACTTCTGAGGATTACAGCTTCAAACAGATTTTTAGAGGGCCTATATGGTTCTCTTGTAGAAATCTTTGTAATATTCAGGAAAACCTAGATTTGTTCACAGGGAGAACACCTATTTGTAATAGGTATCATTTAATAagatggaataacacatcatcacaaaatggctgacctctgatcgaaacgatATTGCTTAGTATTAATAGGATTTTGTTGACTACAACATGTACCTTACTATAAAGCCAAGTGGATAAAGTGAcgggcttgtgatccgtacatcctgagttcgaatcccacagTGGCTTTTGGTTTTAACTTACTGAATCgaatattttagatattcactttttatccccaaactgcaaatttttcgcttatttgacatgtgtacagtttatttatcattatatctttcataataaaataacttGCTGTTAATTTGAGTTACTTTTTTCAGgcgtgttattccaccttaggAATCTTAATATTGCAGGTTGTTGGCAGGGAAGACCATATTCATCACTGGAGCAAGCAGAGGCATTGGGAAGGCCATTGCTCTGAAGGCAGCAAAGGATGGGGCCAACATCATCATAGCAGCCAAGACCACCACACCTCACCCCAAACTCCCAGGGACCATTTACACTGCTGCCAAAGAAGGTAAGGTCCTGTGAAGGGTGAACGCTGTGTATCATCTTGTAGAGTTTTCAAGAGAAATTTTGCACTGTATGCAAGATCATGCATTGTCAATTTTATTTGGATAAAGAACTTAATAGGCTTATAGCTATCtattattatgattttaatgaaaaattgatacatatatttgatccatatattcatatatgtacatgtatctattatgGCAAATAGAACTTTATTAGTTTGATGATTATTGCTCATGTGGATACTGGGGTCAACAAAATTAATCTACTGAATCAGATGAATTCTGGCAAAGTGTTCATGATCTTTAAATGTGAAGGGTTTAATtcctttacatgtacatgtagttctgTTAATTTAAGTGTACCTTACTGTTACAGtaatgaatatcaatatttgataGCTTTTTACCTAGCTTGTAGAGAgatataaatgcatttttactCTGCACATATTCTTGGGTTATTTAACttgcatgtattttgttttttaaagtgtcTTTTACAccacaatttcaaataaatttttgatgcAATTTCTTGATTGATCAAATTTAGTTGAGGATGCAGGGGGAAAATGCCTGGCCTGTGCTGTGGATATCAGGAATGATGGGGCCATCCAGTCGGCCATGAAGGAAGCAGCGGACAAGTTTGGGGGGATAGATATCCTGATCAACAATGCCAGTGCCATCAGCTTGACCGGGACAGCTGCAACAGACCCCAAGAGATTCGATCTCATGATGGGAATCAATGCTAGAGGCACATACATGTGGTCAgatttatttcttgtttttcattttaatatgtattttaataaattccaCTTCATCtgcttaatttaaaattgatgatAAGAATTGACATGGTATTTCAGCTCTAAGTTTGCCCTGCCCTATCTGCAGAAGTCCAGCAACCCACACATCCTTAACATCAGCCCCCCACTTAATATGAATCCAAGATGGTTCAAGGACCATGTAGGTCAGTGATGACAATAAAATCAGGGTAGTTCAACATATTAGTATCTAATGTCATATTTCTTCTTCCTATAAATTCTTGGATAAATCGAGGTGAATTGTTCAAgctttttacaatatcattgcattttttttccagCTTACACTATGGCCAAATATGGGATGTCCATGTGCGTGTTGGGGATGTCGGAGGAGTTTAAACCTTTGTCGATTGCAGTGAATGCTCTCTGGCCCCGTACTGGTGAGTTAAACAAGCTCTCATTAGGATCTGTTATATCAAAGAGTTGCTAAATATGCAGAATTCATGCTCTCTGaaacagaattattttttttttaagagaaaaataacCGTTACTGTATCAGAAAACATATTTGTATGTACACATGTACCTGTATCCTAAAATATAACTTTAGAATTCAATAGTAATGTCAAATGGgttgagaagattttgaaacAAGTCATACTGTAACATAAGGCAACCTAGGTTTTTTACTCAATGTTTCAACCAATCACTGTAGAACTGATTCATTGAATGTTGGCCAGAAAAGTATGTTATATCATGATGGTATAAAACTTATTAACCATTATGATATATAGCTGGGTTAGTTTTCAGGGAAACTGTAATCTACAGTAAAACTGTTCACAGCTCTTGTTTATTTGTTGTCtttattttctatcaaattttTGTAGCAATTTACACTGCTGCCATGGAGATGTTAGGGGGAGGATCAGAGGTTGCTAATCAGTGCAGAAAGCCCGAGATAATGAGCGACGCTGCTTATGTGATGCTGACAAGAAAGAGCTCGGAATACACAGGGAACTTTGCCATTGATGACGAAGTTCTGACCAGTGCAGGAGTTACTGACCTTGATCAGTACGCCTGGGTCCCAGGTAAAATATTAGAGATGTACCGTACTGCCCTAAATTTCTatgaattttattgtttgataaatTAGACTGAGGAATTCTATTATTCTACCTTAAAAGAAACAACATCCATAAACGTTAATTAattgtcttttctttttttttttaagcaagaGAGTTGTTAGTTTTATGAAGAAAGTGTCCTTCTAGGATTGTAACcatatttattcattgtttaccggtaatataaattgaatttaaaagtgAGGAAAATAATCCACATTAAAGGTTACACCGGTAGATTGTTTCATTCAGTCTTTAAACAATTTGACTATCCCTGAATCCTTTTTCCCAGCACATTTCACATCCTACAGTTTATTCTGTTGCAGGTAGTACCTTGCTCCCTGATTTCTTCCTGGATGGTGAAGATCCACACAAAATCCGACAACAGATGGAAGAGAAGGGGGGCACCCCAGCCTTTGGTGGTGGATCCAAGTCTGCTGCAGGAGGACCAGCACAGACATTCAGTGCTATAGAGGGGCTCCTGAGTGAAGATCTTGTGTCTTCCATGAACGGGgtctttcaattcaatttaacagGTAAAAATCATTGTACCGGTATTTAATCATttgaaaggaattttttttggaatctGAAAGCAGTAAGCAAATTAGTCTTTATCATTTACCGTTTTTGGTATCTGAAAGCAGTAAGCATATTAGTTTTTAATTCACAGAGAGAATCTTTTAATGCATGCATGCagttattttaaaacttaattctAATTTTCTAGGTCCAGAAGAAGGTGTATGGTTCATTGACCTTAAAACTGGGTCAGGAAAATTAGGTCAGGGAGAGGCCCCAGGGGGAGCGAACTGCACAATGACCCTGGACAGTGAGGATTTTGTAAAGATGTTCAAAGGAGAATTGAAAGCAGTGTCAGCTTTCATGTCCGGGAAGTTAAAGATCCAAGGCGATATGGGACTGGCCATGAAGTTAGAGAAACTGATGAACAAAATGGACAGATCTAAATTATAGAGTTGTGTTGATAGGTTTTGTAGTGCTA
This portion of the Magallana gigas chromosome 7, xbMagGiga1.1, whole genome shotgun sequence genome encodes:
- the LOC105320624 gene encoding sterol carrier protein 2, producing MSVNGGAPPKRAFVVGVGVTKFEKPLTKEWDYPDMGREAGLAALTDAEIDYRQIQAVVASYCYGEPTSGQRAVYELGLTGVPVFNVNNNCSSGSSALMLARRLVQSGVEDCVLALGFEKMERGLSEKYTDRTSPVKRHMDHMVNIGAEPGLIQPRMNNMTSDVVKLYAYAAREYIKKYPGTTVDDFVDIAYKNHKQSVNNPWATIQREMSKEDIKSKLMLCYPITFWMSAPTADGGAAAVVCSEEFMIRNNLQRQAVEILSQHMVTDTGASFKESFMDLSGYHMAKEAANRCYRDTGLSSSDVDVLEVHDCFSCNELFMYEALQLAPEGRGADLIRNGKWVTNKNGGQMCVLNNKWVVNPSGGLESKGHPIGATGLAQCTELVKQLRGLADKRQVDGAKIAMQHNFGIGGAAVVTMYKKYQPLPVHAKL
- the LOC105320623 gene encoding hydroxysteroid dehydrogenase-like protein 2 isoform X1, which encodes MAANSGVPNTGLLAGKTIFITGASRGIGKAIALKAAKDGANIIIAAKTTTPHPKLPGTIYTAAKEVEDAGGKCLACAVDIRNDGAIQSAMKEAADKFGGIDILINNASAISLTGTAATDPKRFDLMMGINARGTYMCSKFALPYLQKSSNPHILNISPPLNMNPRWFKDHVAYTMAKYGMSMCVLGMSEEFKPLSIAVNALWPRTAIYTAAMEMLGGGSEVANQCRKPEIMSDAAYVMLTRKSSEYTGNFAIDDEVLTSAGVTDLDQYAWVPGSTLLPDFFLDGEDPHKIRQQMEEKGGTPAFGGGSKSAAGGPAQTFSAIEGLLSEDLVSSMNGVFQFNLTGPEEGVWFIDLKTGSGKLGQGEAPGGANCTMTLDSEDFVKMFKGELKAVSAFMSGKLKIQGDMGLAMKLEKLMNKMDRSKL
- the LOC105320623 gene encoding hydroxysteroid dehydrogenase-like protein 2 isoform X2, which produces MAANSGLLAGKTIFITGASRGIGKAIALKAAKDGANIIIAAKTTTPHPKLPGTIYTAAKEVEDAGGKCLACAVDIRNDGAIQSAMKEAADKFGGIDILINNASAISLTGTAATDPKRFDLMMGINARGTYMCSKFALPYLQKSSNPHILNISPPLNMNPRWFKDHVAYTMAKYGMSMCVLGMSEEFKPLSIAVNALWPRTAIYTAAMEMLGGGSEVANQCRKPEIMSDAAYVMLTRKSSEYTGNFAIDDEVLTSAGVTDLDQYAWVPGSTLLPDFFLDGEDPHKIRQQMEEKGGTPAFGGGSKSAAGGPAQTFSAIEGLLSEDLVSSMNGVFQFNLTGPEEGVWFIDLKTGSGKLGQGEAPGGANCTMTLDSEDFVKMFKGELKAVSAFMSGKLKIQGDMGLAMKLEKLMNKMDRSKL